The following is a genomic window from Phycisphaeraceae bacterium.
CAGTGGCGGGTTGGCCACGGGCTGAGGTTGAATGGATGACAGCTACGTCGTCATGAGAGTGAATGACAGTTGCGGGTTGGCCACGGGCTGAGGTTGAATGGATGCGAAACCGGTGCATTGCCCTATGCAACCAGGTTGCGGGTTGGCCACGGGCTGAGGTTGAATGGATGGCCCCAAGCTACGGCTATGTCGACGAAGTAGTTGCGGGTTGGCCACGGGCTGAGGTTGAATGGATGGCCCAACCTTCGGGCGGCCTCAGATACGGAGTTGCGGGTTGGCCACGGGCTGAGGTTGAATGGATGTTTCCTCGGCGGGGCGATTGTCGGCGATAAGTTGCGGGTTGGCCACGGGCTGAGGTTGAATGGATGGCAGTCGATTATTGGCGTAGACGCAAGCCGGTTGCGGGTTGGCCACGGGCTGAGGTTGAATGGATGAATCAACGCCGAGCAGAGGCACCAGACGATGTTGCGGGTTGGCCACGGGCTGAGGTTGAATGGATGACTATCAAGAAAGGGTACCAAGGGAGCATAGTTGCGGGTTGGCCACGGGCTGAGGTTGAATGGATGCATTCAGCAAATACACTACCCGTCAATCCGGTTGCGGGTTGGCCACGGGCTGAGGTTGAATGGATGGCAGGACAGTTTTACCCATACCGTTCGGTGTTGCGGGTTGGCCACGGGCTGAGGTTGAATGGATGCGAATTATACCACCATGAATCCTCCGCCCTGTTGCGGGTTGGCCACGGGCTGAGGTTGAATGGATGGACGACGCTATCCGCGCCGAACGCAAAATCGTTGCGGGTTGGCCACGGGCTGAGGTTGAATGGATGTCACCTCACCTACCCTGATGTACTGAAAGGTTTTGCGGCCTTTCAGTACATCAAAAAAGCTCCATCTGAAGCGGCGGAGGCTCCGGCTTCCGCCGCTTTTTTCCCCAATACACCCGCATTCGCTCGAACTGCTTGTCCGTAATGGAGATCACCCTCACTTCGCCGTCGGCTGGCACCATCCGCTCGACGCGTTGCAGGTGTACGTCGGCGTTCTCTTCGCTGGCACAGTGCCTCACATAGACGCTGAACTGCATTTTCGTGAATCCATCTTTGAGCAAACTCTTACGAAAAAGTGCGTATGCTCGCCGTGCATCTTTCGTATCTACCGGAAGATCGAACATTGCCAGCACCCACATACATCGATATCCACTTAGGTCCATAACTTTGACTGATCCCAAGCCGGCAGTGCCAGCCGGTTCTCCTCACCGCGCAGACACCGCACCAGCGACGCCGTGACTCGATGCAACGCAACCATTAGCGGACTAGCGCTGCCATCACCTGGGGCCAGGATGACCGTATGCGTCAAGAGCGACAGCAATGCTGCTTTGGTGGACTGATCTAAACCGTCTTGAATCCCCCGCCCAGCCAGAAACAAATCGCGCACACGTGCATCGACCAGCGGCCGCAAAGGTTCAACCAGGTCATCCGCTAGTACAAAGGCATTCGCACGGTTGCAATGGTGCAGTCCTAGTGCTGGAAACAGACCGGCTGCGACCAGTGCTCGGGCTACCGCGGCACGCAATACTGCGTAGCCGTAGTTAAGCATGACGTTTACGGGATCGAGTCCATCAGGATCACGGCGAAATGCGTCAGGATCCAAGGCAATCGGTCCGCTTTGCGCCGTCACGCTCGAGACCAAGTTACTTATGCCCTCTGGATCTAACCAAGCCGACCAGTAGATACGCGCGGCATGGGCCTCTGCATTTGTCGTGTCACCCGATTTGACATCACGTGCAAGATTTTCAAGAAACCCTCTCGCCGGCGATCCTTGCGGAAGATTACCCGCTTGACGGAGGATCTTGGCTGTAATGATCTGCTGCCATAGCCTCTTCTTGGTAGGTTCGCTCGCGTTAATCTGGTCATGTACCCGCCAGACGACTTCCGTGTGATCGGAAAGCGGCAGCAACAAACCAGCAGGGAGATGATCGTGGCCGCAGATCACTACTGCAGCGCCGTAGCGCATGAGTGTTGCCAGTGCTGGATGCGAATAGTTCACTTGGGGTTGATCAACGAGGACAACCCCGATGTCTTCGCATGGAATGGTTGTGGCCACACTCTTGGGCTGGTCGAGCGGCTGGATAACCAATTGATCGTTGCGAACCGATAAATGTGCTGGTTGGCGGGATATTTCGATGGTGCGCTTAATCATCCTCGAAACCCCTCGGCAGAGTGATAGCCAATTAGGGGTATCGGCTTGATCGCGAACTCACTGAATCAGGTCTTGGTCAGTCGTTAGCCCAGCGGATGCGCCCGAGGTAGTCCACGGTCACCTTACGAGCATTAAGCGTGTTGGCGGTGAAGGAGACTATCTTCCGTTTATGGCCCTCTCTATTCGATGATTTCGGACGGGCGTCGGCGTGGTGATATAAATAGATCTGCCCCTGTGTAGATGCCGAAGTGTTGTAAATCAGCAATTTTTCCTCGCCGTCAACCTTGGCTAGCACCGCTTCACCGCGGCGCAATGAAAAACAAAACTTCGCTTCGGGTCGATACGGATGCTTGCGTGTGATGATCGGTACTTCTAGTGCAATCTTTTGCATCTCTTTTCCCAGCCTTGGATCCACCGGTTTGAGCCGATATCCCAACTCCTTTTCCATCCGCTGTCGCGCATTCTGCAACAGTTGATTCTGCTTTTTCAGTCGTTCCGCAGCTTCAAGCATTGTGGTCCAGACACCCTCACGCTTGGTCTTGCCCTTTTCCTTGAACTCGAAGATGGAAAGATGATGTGTAGATCCGGGTTTTACGTAGGCTGTGCCAGCATGGTTCCGCACCTTTTGAATCGTCTGCTCTTTTCGGATCACACGAACTTTGAGGATCGGTGGGCCCAGGCCGCGGGACTTCTTGCCTACCAACCGCACCGGGTTGTCCGGAGAACAGAGGGCCCGTTTCCAAACGTCAGGCGAGACATTCTTGTCTCTGCCAACATCAACTCCATGCTCTGCCAGCCGCTTCTTGATCGCCTCCTTCACCATTGGATCGCGGATCATTTCCACCTCGTTCGGGGAGAGTGATTCCAATGGCTTGCGCACCACGAACTCACCAGCAACGACTTTACCCGCGTCGTTCTTGTGTACCCCGTAGAGCGTGTCCTCGTGAAGCGCACCGGCAACCTTTCGTTCCGCGCGGTGGGACACATGAACCGCCTTGATCCGTGCAACCGCTTCATCGCGAAACCCATTCCAAGGCGGGTCGAGCGTCTCGCCGGTCTGCAGCACGCCGCCAGACTTACGGATCCGTGTGAGAGATTGCAGCCTCGATCGATCGGTCAGGGCCACAACCAAGGCGTCGATCGCGTGGTGACGGTGGTCGTCGCGGCTCTTTGTCATGCCACCGCCAGCGTCGAGAAGATCATTAAGGCCCCAATGGATTCGCATATCGGCCGTAAGCTGGCCTTTGATCCCCAGCACGTCTTGAGGCCGAGCCACGATGCATTGCAAATACTCAGCCGTCGCTCGGGCAATATACGACGTATCAACGAGCTGCCGCGCAATGAAATCATCGAGCTTCAATTCTTTAAGCAGGAACCTGCGGTACTTGGGGTAGGGCAGCTTCCTCGCGCGCTGGCATATCCCGTCGTAAGACTTTTCTCCCGTCGCTCCGACCCATTCATAGGGAGAGCGCTGTCCTTTTTGATCGTTGGACCGTCTAAAGCACACGACCTTGTTCATCAGAGAGTCATCGAGGCAGCGCGAATAAGGCAGGATGTGGTCGGTATCGATCTCGCCACTATAGAGCTGTTTAAAACTGATCGGGTCACCGCTGTAGATACAGATGTGACCCTGCTCCTCCCAGAGCAGGTAACGGTTAATCGCTTCACGTGTAACTTTCACACCGTTCTCGCGCAGCTTCTCCGCGGCAGCATCGCGGTTCTTTTCGCGATCGCGCATTGAAAGGTTGTAGGCCCGTCTGGCTTTCTCTCCTTGCTTCACGTCGCGGATCATCTCGATATGAATCGAATCGGGTTTGCCATGTTCACGAATGATGGCATTAACCAGCTTGCGCAGCTCGACTAGCGCACGGCGGACGACGGGGTTGGGGATATCACCGATCGGAGCATCGGGCGTTCGCTCAGGGTCGGGCAGTTTGTCAAAGATGCGCCGCCGAAGCTGATCTGCGCGCAAATAACCTGCGGCATGGATCGCCGAGTTCTCGGGGTTGGTCATCTGGTAAACCAGTCCGCGCTCCATGTGAGGCAAAAGCCGTTCGATCGCCTTAAGACTCACATGCACGTAACCCGCAGGCAGATCGGCCGACAGCGCCGCCTCGGCGTCTTCCGCAGTCAGACCAAACTGAGATTGCAGTTGCTCCTTAGCTGCGTCCTCGCTTCGATCAGGATCTACAAGCAACCGAACGATGGCGTCTTTCTCTGGATCAGGGCGTTCATGCCAACTTTTGCCCAGTGTCTTAGCCATCAACACGTCCGTAACATGGCCTTTGATGCTCGGACGCTCGCCGCGCTCCAGATTGAACTTCACGGTGTCCATGAAGCCCAAAACGCCTTTGATTCCTGATTTCCCGTTAAACTCGAGTTTTTCTTTTCTGCCGAGTTTTTCGAGGAGTAATGCACGCTGCTCCGAGGTCAGTGGCGATTCCACATGCGTGTCGGGGTCCACGTAGCGGAGGTTGTTGACCTCTTGAAGTAGCCGAAACCGCTGTGCTGCGCGATCAGCCCGTGGACAGCGCGGCTGCTTGGGTTCGAGCTCGCACAATCCAATCATCGATTTGGGCCAGTATATGTTTCGCTGGAAAAAAATAATCCCATGGATGCCAAATGCTTGCAGTTGCGACATCTCCTTGGCGATGAGACGCGGCTTCATCCCCGCCAGCGGTTGCCGACCCGCATGGCCAAACATCAGATCATCAGTCAAAATATGTTGATGCCACGCAGCGATCCGCAGCAACTCGGTCTCCAGCATCTCGCGCTTCGTATGCCATCGGCGAACCCGGTCGTCGCTCATCCGCGTCCGTTCCGTAGCGTCGATCTTTGATTTCTCATAAAGATATTGGCCGAGCGTGTCCTTGCCTAATCGCTTCTCAAGCTCGCCCATCTCAGCTTTCATGTCTGAGATTTCTTTTGCCTTGGCTTTGTCTGCCCGCCGATTCGAGAGGAAACCGCGGCGCTGGTTGAGATGGAGGATAACGCGGCCTAACTCGTGTGGCGTAAGCTTTGGTGACTTCTCATCAATCGCTCGTGCTCGCAGCTCGTATGGATCGTAAGCCTCCAGTACAGCTTGCTCGGTCGGATCATCAGGCCAGAGGCCAGCTTCGATCAGTGCCGATCGCAATCGCTTCTTCCGCCGCGCCCGTCGTGCAATTTGACGCCTCATGCCGCGAGCTGTGCGGCGATCTTCGTTGCGCGACTTTTCTTTGGACGTATCAAAGTTGTCCACTCCCTCCGGGAAGACGCGCACGCCGAGATTGACGATGCGATGCTGTGTGTTATCGATAAGAGCCCAGCCAATTGAGTTAGGACCTAGGTCCAGACCAAGCGTAGTACTCATAAGACAAAACCTCACAGAAACGACTTGACAAAGCCTGAGTATATTAAGAAGATAACGACGATCCATTCAACCTCGGCCCGCGGACTTCTCGTAACAAGAAGAAACATTCGCAGGCCACGGACCACGGTCCGACCGGCCGCCTCGCAAAGGGCGGCCACTTTTTTTTGGCGTGAGTGACCGAACGCTGTGGACGTGGACCCGGCAAGGGACCATCCCCCACGTGCGACGCGGTAAGACGATCCTGTATCCGACGGCGGCGCTGGCCCGCTGGCTGGACGGAGAATTACACCACTGCGGCGCGTATGCCGGGCTGCCTAAGGCACAAAACCAAGCGTGGCTGCTGCATGTGATGGATCGGGATCGGTCGCCCCATCGCCCGGCAGTGGAGCCATCGCCCGGCAGGCTGGCTCGACGGCCTCGGATACAATCACTTGTGAAGAACCGCGAGAAAAAATAAGCCGCACCAAAGGAGTTTAGTCGTGGGGCGCAAATTCGGATTCTCATGGAGCGCCCGGCGAGCCTTTGGAATATCGGGGTACAAAGGTCGAATCTCGCGGCGGCTGGGAGTGCCCTTGACGCGATCCGGGCGACAACGAGCGGTGGGCCGAGGTATGGGCTGCTGCATCGTGGCGGCGGCACTGCTGTCCGGCGGCGTATTCGAGGTGCTGCGACAGATGCTGGGATGATATTCTCGAACTGGGCATCGGGAGTTGCTACCCGATGAACGATCCCGCGAACCGGGCCGGCATCCTTCACCGTCCGCTTGCCCGGTTCGCGGATCGGCCCCGGTAAGGACGGTGAAATATGTCGGATGCGTACCTGAAAAGCCTGTCGGATAATTTATTCTGCCTAGCAATCCGCCTGGAAAATTACGATGACGTGGATACGTTCCTCGATTGGCACGACCTGAAAGAACCACAGGTTGGGGCGGCGCGTGCCATCAGCAACTTGAAAATTATCGAAGACTTCATCGCTAAGGCGCAAGAACTTGCCGACGCCATACCCACCAGCGACTTGATACGCGAAGTTAAAACGGAACTGATGATGGCAAGCAATACCTTCATCGGGGCTGTTTCGTCGGCTGAGTGGGAGTTTCAACATGGACAGGAACAAGTTGCCATTAAAAACATCCGGGACGTTACGCGGAAAGCGTGGAAACTATGCGGCAAGAAACTGAGGCGGTTGATAGTCGGGGTGAAGGTATTGTCCCGCGAAGCGCCGTCCAGTGCCGACGAGCCAACGGCTGCAAAAAAACCGGTAACGTCTGCGCCCATGAGCGCGCGCGAGCGTCGAGTTCAATGGGAGATCAAGGCAATGATGCTGGTTCAGGACCATCCCGAATGGTCTGACGCGAAGATTGCCCGACACGTGGGGAAGAATCCCGCTACGTTGTCTCGGAGCAAGCAATATAAAAAGGGAGCGGCACTTGCTCGCAGCGGCGGAATCGACCTACCCAAGGGTTACAAGACGGTGGACGAGGTTAGCAAAACGACGGACGTGGCGGCGGTGGCCCCGCCAACGCGCCAAGCCGTTGACCATCCCGACCGAGGCGAACGCATACCCGGCTCACGATACTACCGGGAATACTGTGCTTATTGCGATGAACAGATGAAGGTACCGAAGAACCAAGTGGGACAACGGCCGACGTGTGAGCGTTGCGAAGAATAAATAATCGCACAACCACAACGTTGCGTGCAACGATAGGACGAGTCAGAGGCTGGAAAACAGCCCATTTCAGTATTTTTCAGCACAACGCCTACACAAGGCAGTCGGGATTTTATCAGGGCCATATGCCCGGAAAGGAATCCCGATGATTGACGTAACTGACCCGTCTCCTCAACCCCCTGAGCCTGTTCCCCCAAGCGATGCGTTGGTTGTCGCGCTTCTGGTGGCACTGGTTCACGCCCGAAGCAAGGGCGATTATCTGAGGGCCGCCAATGCCCACCGCGAGCTTGAGCAGCTGGGCGTGCTGGTGCGTTTCCCCCGCCGGCGAAAGGGGGTGGGGCATGATTAACGCCACCGCTACACCCGCGCCCTGCGTTGAAAAGCTGTTGACCTACAAGCAGGCTGGTGAGCTACTTGGGGTGACGCCACGAACCATCTGGACCTTAGTAGCCGGCGGTGAAATACCCTCGGTGAAGTTTGGCCGATCGGTCCGTATCGACCCGGCCGACCTGAGGACCTACATCGACCGTTGCAAGACGACTTCAAAGGGGGTGAAGCCATGACCCCTGCCGTTGAAAAGCTGCTCGACAGACTCTCCAACGTAAAACGCAGCGGCGAAGGCTGGAAGGCCTGCTGCCCGGCCCACGACGACCAGCGCCCCAGCTTGAGCATTTCCGAAGGCGCAGGCGGCCGAGCGCTGGTGCATTGTCACGCCGGATGCACGCCGGAAGAAATCACGACGGCCCTGGGCTTGGAGCTGGTGGACCTGATGCCCGCAAAGTCGGTCACGGCCCGACCGATGCCCAAGCCGACGCCGAAGACCTACACCACAGCAGCCGATGCGGTGGCGGAACTGGAGCGCGAACTCGGCCCACGGTCTGCGATATGGACCTATCGCAACGCCAGCGGCGAGCCGGTGGGCGTGGCGGTGCGATGGAACCTGGCCGACGGCAAAAAGACCATCCGTCCGGTGAGCAAGACGACAACGGGCTGGACCATCGGCGCGATGCCCAGTCCGCGCCCGCTGTATCAACTGCCGGACCTGCTGAAGCGTACAGGCGAGACGGTGTTCGTCGTCGAGGGCGAAAAGGCAGCCGACGCGGTGGCGGGGCTGGGGCTGCTGGCGACAACTTCCGCCGGTGGTGCCAACGCAGCCGGCAAGGCCGACTGGACGCCCCTTGGCGGCCGCGAAGTGGTCATCATTCCCGACGAAGACGCAGCAGGCACAAAGTACGCCGGCGACGTGGCGGGCATCCTGGCGAAGCTGCCGGCGAAGGTGCGGATGGTGAAGTTGAGCAACGCCTGGCCGACCCTGGGCGACGGCGGAGATTTGGCAAACATTGTAGAAACCGGGGAAGACGCCGACACGATCAAGACAAAGTTGGCCGCGCTGGTGAGCAAGACCGAACCGCAAGCCCAACCCCAACCCGTGCCGGTGGTGGAGCCGTTTAAGCCTTTCCCAACGAACGCCCTGCCCGAACCGGTCCGATCTTTCGTGCGAATGTGCGCCCGCGCCATCGGCTGTGATGAAAGTTTCATTGCGCTGCCGCTGTTGTCGGCGCTGGGGTCGGCGATTGGTAATACCCGGCGCGTGCAACTGAAACGCGGCTGGACCGAGCCAGCGATTGTGTGGACGGCAGTAGTGGGCGATTCGGGGACGCTTAAGACCCCGGCATTCAAGGTAGCGATGAAGCCCGTCCGCAAGGTGCAGGCAGTGGCCTTCAGGGAGTACGATCTCGCATTCTCGGCCTGGGAAGTCGAGAACAAACGCTACGAAGCAGAACTCACCGGCTGGAAACGCAAGGCTGCCAACCGCAGGGACACAGCCGGCGACCCGCCACAGGCACCCAATCGACCCATTGCCCGGCGATATGTCGTGTCGGACACAACCATCGAAGCCTTGATGCCCATCCTTATGGACAATCCGCGTGGTGTATTGCTGGCCCGTGATGAACTGGCCGGCTGGCTCGGTACCTTTGACCGCTACGCCAATGCCAGCAAGGTCAAGGCCGACGCCGCCCACTGGCTGTCGATGTTTAACGCCGAAGAAGTGATGATTGATCGCAAGACCGGCAACCCGACGAGAATCCGCGTCCCATTCGCCTCGGTGAGTATTGCGGGTGGAATCCAGCCCGGCATCCTCGCGCGGGCACTGGGAACAGAGCATCGTGAAAACGGATTGATATCCCGGATACTGCTGGCGTGCCCGCCACGAAAGCCGAAGCAATGGACGGAAGCCGACATTTCCCCGGACCTGGAGCGCAGCATCGAGGCGATCTTCGCCCGCTTGTATGATCTGCAACCCGCCACCGACGATCACGGCGAAGCCCAGCCCGTAATTGTGCGCTTATCGCAGAGTGGAAAGGCGGCGTGGGTGGACTTCTACAACGCCCACGGTCAAGAGCAAGCCGAGCTATCCGGCGATTTGTCGGCTGCGTGGAGCAAGCTAGAAGCTTGCGCGGCCCGGCTGGCGCTGGTGGTGCATTTCATCCGGTGGGCGGGCGTGGATTCGACGCTGGTCAATGCCGACGAAGTGGACGCTGACAGCATCGCGGCCGGTGTGAAACTCTCCCGATGGTTCGGCAACGAAGCCCGGCGCGTCTACGCGATCCTGTCCGAAAGCGATGAAGATCGGGACCAGCGGCGGCTGGTGGAACTGATCCAGCGCAAGGGCGGAACCGTGACGGTTCGGGAGCTTCAACAGACAAGCCGGCTGTTTCGCACGGCCGACGAAATCGAAAACGCTTTGGATGCTCTGGCCAAAGACGGGATGGGCCGATGGGAACAGCAAGACCCCGGCGATCGGGGCGGCAGACCTATGCGATTCTTCCGCCTGGCCGCCCCAGAGCTGTCTACACAACCCCCCGAATCCGACCCCCCAGCGCCAACGAAACCCCCGATTACGGGGCCGAAAACGAGTTGTGTAGACGTTGGCGCTGTAGACACCGACAAACCCGACAGCGGAGATTGGGGGGAAGTATGAGTACCCCAGCCCCCGAAAGTGTGGCGGAACTACTGGCCGAGCTGGACGCCCTGGGCATCGAGCTTGAGGCCGACGGGGAACACCTGCGCTACCGGCCCCGCGAAAAGATGACGGCGGAACTGGCCGGCCGGATGAAGACCCATAAGGCCGAACTGGCGGCACTGGCCCCCAAACGTGCGGAACTGATTAGGCGGCTTGCCGACCAACTGACCCAGCTTGTCCCCTACACCATGACCGACGGGCGGCGCGGATGGGTACACCCATGCTACCGGGCGGAACTGGCCCGGCTGGGGCTGTTGTGACCACCACGAAAAACCGAAGCGATAACTAAAAACAATACTTTACTAAAAGGAAAGGCAAGGTAATATGCGACTCATGCCACCCGTCTATGACCATATCCGCAAAGCCATCGCAGCCAGCAACAAGAGCCGCTACCGCATGGCAAAAGAAACCGGCATCAGTGAACCCCACCTGTGCCAATTCATGGCCGGAACCAAGGGCTTGTCCGTGGAAGCACTTGAGAGACTGGCCGATTGTCTGGGTCTGGAAATTATCACTAACCCCAAGAATAACAATCGGGGCAAACGTTAACATCGACAAGAAGGGACACTGACCAATGGCAAGTTTGACCACGCGACAGAACGGCAGCCGCTTCATCACCTTCACCGATGGCAACGGCCAATCGCAGACGATTACGCTGGGCAAGATTGCAAAGCGGTACGCGGAAACGATCAAGGTAAAGGTGGAAGACCTAGCATCAGCGGTAGCGAACCACCACGCCCAACACGACGATACTACTCGATGGATGGCCAGCATCGAGGATCGTCTATATGACAAGCTGGCCCGCGTGGGTTTGGTGCAACCTCGCGTCAAGGTGACTGTCAAAGGCTGGCTGGAGCAGTACATTACCGAGCGTGCAGGCGACTTGAAGCCTGAAAGCCTGCGTAAACTGCAACAGACCAAGACAAAGCTACTGTTTTTCTTCGATAATGACGAAGAACTGCGAAAGCTGACATTGCAGGACGCGACCGACTGGCGACAGTTTCTCAAGGGCTTGAAGCTGAGCGAAGCGGCGGTAAAGACCCACAGCGGCAACGCGAAGACAATATTTGCCGAGGCCGTCCGCCGAAAGCTGATCCTGGACAACCCCTTCGCCTTACTTAAGTCCGGCCCTACGCCCAGTAAGTATTCACGCTACATCACGCCTGATGAAATCGACCGCATTATCGACATCTGCCCGAATGCGGAATGGCGACTGCTGTTCGGACTGGCCCGTTACGCCGGCTTGCGTATCCCCAGCGAATCGCATCTGCTGACCTGGGCGGACGTGGACTTCGAGCGCGCCCGACTGACGGTTCGCAGCCCAAAGACCGAACACCACGCAGGCCATGAACAACGCATCATCCCCATCACGCCAAAGCTGCTGAAGCTACTGCAAGACCGCTTCGCCCAAGCCGAGGAATACCAGCAGCATCTTGTCACGATCAACGGCAAGGGGGCAGTCATTCGACAAGTTAGGGCCATCTGGAAGCGAGCCGGCGTGGAGCCGTGGAAACGCCTGTGGCAAACCCTTCGCCAGTCCTGCGAAAAAGAATGGGCGATGACCTTCCCGCAGTATGCGGTTAGCAAGTGGATCGGCCACAGCATCACCATCAGCGGCCGGCACTATGCCAACGATGTTCCTGATGAGCTGTTCGCCAAGGCCGCGAATACACCCAGTAGCGCGCAGCGCCATGCGCAGCGGAAGTTGCAAGATGCAAGCCGAAATAGCTGGAAACAGAAAAAGACCGCCGATAGCACTGACGACCTTATTTCCGGTACTTGCAAAGATTTGCGAGATATTTCTATAAATCGTTACCAGATAACGAAATGGAGCCGGGGGGAATCGAACCCCCGTCCCGTGACAGTCGGAGGACCGCTTCTACACGCGTAGCACTTTGTTTTATAGTCGATGCATCAACCGTCAAAGGCAGCGTTTGACGCATCCAGCCTGAGAGTTTTTTAAT
Proteins encoded in this region:
- the cas2 gene encoding CRISPR-associated endonuclease Cas2, coding for MDLSGYRCMWVLAMFDLPVDTKDARRAYALFRKSLLKDGFTKMQFSVYVRHCASEENADVHLQRVERMVPADGEVRVISITDKQFERMRVYWGKKRRKPEPPPLQMELF
- the cas1 gene encoding type II CRISPR-associated endonuclease Cas1 → MIKRTIEISRQPAHLSVRNDQLVIQPLDQPKSVATTIPCEDIGVVLVDQPQVNYSHPALATLMRYGAAVVICGHDHLPAGLLLPLSDHTEVVWRVHDQINASEPTKKRLWQQIITAKILRQAGNLPQGSPARGFLENLARDVKSGDTTNAEAHAARIYWSAWLDPEGISNLVSSVTAQSGPIALDPDAFRRDPDGLDPVNVMLNYGYAVLRAAVARALVAAGLFPALGLHHCNRANAFVLADDLVEPLRPLVDARVRDLFLAGRGIQDGLDQSTKAALLSLLTHTVILAPGDGSASPLMVALHRVTASLVRCLRGEENRLALPAWDQSKLWT
- the cas9 gene encoding type II CRISPR RNA-guided endonuclease Cas9 (Cas9, originally named Csn1, is the large, multifunctional signature protein of type II CRISPR/Cas systems. It is well known even to general audiences because its RNA-guided endonuclease activity has made it a popular tool for custom editing of eukaryotic genomes.); its protein translation is MSTTLGLDLGPNSIGWALIDNTQHRIVNLGVRVFPEGVDNFDTSKEKSRNEDRRTARGMRRQIARRARRKKRLRSALIEAGLWPDDPTEQAVLEAYDPYELRARAIDEKSPKLTPHELGRVILHLNQRRGFLSNRRADKAKAKEISDMKAEMGELEKRLGKDTLGQYLYEKSKIDATERTRMSDDRVRRWHTKREMLETELLRIAAWHQHILTDDLMFGHAGRQPLAGMKPRLIAKEMSQLQAFGIHGIIFFQRNIYWPKSMIGLCELEPKQPRCPRADRAAQRFRLLQEVNNLRYVDPDTHVESPLTSEQRALLLEKLGRKEKLEFNGKSGIKGVLGFMDTVKFNLERGERPSIKGHVTDVLMAKTLGKSWHERPDPEKDAIVRLLVDPDRSEDAAKEQLQSQFGLTAEDAEAALSADLPAGYVHVSLKAIERLLPHMERGLVYQMTNPENSAIHAAGYLRADQLRRRIFDKLPDPERTPDAPIGDIPNPVVRRALVELRKLVNAIIREHGKPDSIHIEMIRDVKQGEKARRAYNLSMRDREKNRDAAAEKLRENGVKVTREAINRYLLWEEQGHICIYSGDPISFKQLYSGEIDTDHILPYSRCLDDSLMNKVVCFRRSNDQKGQRSPYEWVGATGEKSYDGICQRARKLPYPKYRRFLLKELKLDDFIARQLVDTSYIARATAEYLQCIVARPQDVLGIKGQLTADMRIHWGLNDLLDAGGGMTKSRDDHRHHAIDALVVALTDRSRLQSLTRIRKSGGVLQTGETLDPPWNGFRDEAVARIKAVHVSHRAERKVAGALHEDTLYGVHKNDAGKVVAGEFVVRKPLESLSPNEVEMIRDPMVKEAIKKRLAEHGVDVGRDKNVSPDVWKRALCSPDNPVRLVGKKSRGLGPPILKVRVIRKEQTIQKVRNHAGTAYVKPGSTHHLSIFEFKEKGKTKREGVWTTMLEAAERLKKQNQLLQNARQRMEKELGYRLKPVDPRLGKEMQKIALEVPIITRKHPYRPEAKFCFSLRRGEAVLAKVDGEEKLLIYNTSASTQGQIYLYHHADARPKSSNREGHKRKIVSFTANTLNARKVTVDYLGRIRWAND
- a CDS encoding helix-turn-helix domain-containing protein, translated to MSDRTLWTWTRQGTIPHVRRGKTILYPTAALARWLDGELHHCGAYAGLPKAQNQAWLLHVMDRDRSPHRPAVEPSPGRLARRPRIQSLVKNREKK
- a CDS encoding helix-turn-helix domain-containing protein, with product MINATATPAPCVEKLLTYKQAGELLGVTPRTIWTLVAGGEIPSVKFGRSVRIDPADLRTYIDRCKTTSKGVKP
- a CDS encoding DUF3987 domain-containing protein, whose product is MTPAVEKLLDRLSNVKRSGEGWKACCPAHDDQRPSLSISEGAGGRALVHCHAGCTPEEITTALGLELVDLMPAKSVTARPMPKPTPKTYTTAADAVAELERELGPRSAIWTYRNASGEPVGVAVRWNLADGKKTIRPVSKTTTGWTIGAMPSPRPLYQLPDLLKRTGETVFVVEGEKAADAVAGLGLLATTSAGGANAAGKADWTPLGGREVVIIPDEDAAGTKYAGDVAGILAKLPAKVRMVKLSNAWPTLGDGGDLANIVETGEDADTIKTKLAALVSKTEPQAQPQPVPVVEPFKPFPTNALPEPVRSFVRMCARAIGCDESFIALPLLSALGSAIGNTRRVQLKRGWTEPAIVWTAVVGDSGTLKTPAFKVAMKPVRKVQAVAFREYDLAFSAWEVENKRYEAELTGWKRKAANRRDTAGDPPQAPNRPIARRYVVSDTTIEALMPILMDNPRGVLLARDELAGWLGTFDRYANASKVKADAAHWLSMFNAEEVMIDRKTGNPTRIRVPFASVSIAGGIQPGILARALGTEHRENGLISRILLACPPRKPKQWTEADISPDLERSIEAIFARLYDLQPATDDHGEAQPVIVRLSQSGKAAWVDFYNAHGQEQAELSGDLSAAWSKLEACAARLALVVHFIRWAGVDSTLVNADEVDADSIAAGVKLSRWFGNEARRVYAILSESDEDRDQRRLVELIQRKGGTVTVRELQQTSRLFRTADEIENALDALAKDGMGRWEQQDPGDRGGRPMRFFRLAAPELSTQPPESDPPAPTKPPITGPKTSCVDVGAVDTDKPDSGDWGEV
- a CDS encoding helix-turn-helix transcriptional regulator, whose amino-acid sequence is MRLMPPVYDHIRKAIAASNKSRYRMAKETGISEPHLCQFMAGTKGLSVEALERLADCLGLEIITNPKNNNRGKR